The DNA sequence GGCATCGACTGGAACGATGAGCTCCGTGCGTGGCTGCGCCGCAAGGCGGCGCCCTAGAGGAGAGAGGGCTTCTCGAATTCCTGATCCGGCAGAGGGCGCGCGTCCCGATGCCTCAATCAGGAGGACGAACAGCCATGTACCAGTCAGACTTGTTTCCCGCCAGCGAGCAGTCCCTTTCAGTGCCTCTGGCATACGCCATCGGTGCCAGGATTGCCGAGGAGCTCGCATCAGGACGTCACCTTGCCCGCGCCGATATTTCGGGCCTGTTCGCCGAAGAAACCGGCGTCCAGGATTGGGGAAGTGCCTGGACCATCGACGACTACAATAATGCGGTCGAAATCGGCGCTCTGCTCTGGCTTCGTGAATCGTCACGCATAGACCTTGTGAGTGGGGTGCATGAAGCAGAAGCGCGCTTCGACTGGCTCGAGGCAGCGTTACCGCCCCGCCACGTTCGCAGCGAGGCCCAGGTCGAGCTGCAGCAATTCTCGACCCCGCCGATGCTGGCCTGGCTGATGGCGAAGGCGGCGGACCTCTCCAGCCGGGACATCGTGCTCGAACCGTCCGCCGGCAACGGTGCCCTCGCGATCTGGGCGGACGGCTGTGCGAAGTCACTCGCTCTCAACGAGATCGCTGCCGACAGGCGCGCTGGCCTGAGGCGCATCTTTCCCGGAACTCCGGTCAGTGCACATGATGGCGAACTGATCGCCGACCTGCATCGCGGGCCGGATCCATCGGTCATCATGATGAACCCGCCGTTCGCGCGCAGCCACGAGCGCGGCCAGGATGGTGATACCGCGCGGCGTCATTTGCGCAGCGCGATCCGGGCTTCCGCCGCTGGCGGCAGGATCGTCGCGATCATGCCCGAACGTTTCGACGCTACGCCCTTCGCCAAGACCCACGGCGACGCCTCGTTACTTCTCGATGTCCGGTTGCAGCAAATGTTTGTGCGGACCGGCACGGGGATCGCCGTGCGTATGGTCGTGTTCGACAAGCTTCCGACCGGGTCGGTCCCGCCGATTGAAGGCGATACGCGCCGCCTGATCGAACTCCATGCCTTACTGGCAAAGCTTCCGGCTCGCGCCTGCGCATCCGCGAGCCTTCACCGTCTTCCCGCACGCAAGCCCGTGCGTTTCGGGGCCAGGGCCACGAAGCAGCGCGCGCCGATCCGACCGTCGGCGCCGTTTGCATCGAAAGCAACCTACGGCACCGCGGCGATAGAACTGGCCTATTCCGTGCTTGCGGAGCCTGCGCCCGTGCCCGAGCAGACAGGAATCTACCTGCCCTACCGGCCCAGCCGCATCGCATTCGCCGATACACCGGCGCATCCCACGCCGCTCGTGGAATCGGTTGCCATGGGCTCGGTCGCGGCCCCTCGGCCCGAAGTGCGCCCGATGCTACCAGCAGGTTGGCAGTCAGCCGGTTTGCTGTCCGACGCACAGTGCGAGACGCTCGTCTATGCGGCCCAGGCATTCGCGCGCGACCTTCCCGGGCATTTCCGGCCTAACCAGCAAGGGACGATGCTGGAGTTATCCGGCGACGGTCAATCCTACCGTCAGGGCTTTTTCCTCGGTGACGGGACCGGAGCCGGCAAGGGAAGGCAGATCGCCGCCCTGATCATGGACCGCTGGCTGTCCGGCGAGCGACGCCATATCTGGATCACCAAGAACGAGGCGCTGCTGGAGGATGCGCGCCGCGACTGGGAAGCGCTCGGCGGAATGGCGCTCGATATCCAGCCACTCTCGCGCTGGAAGCTCGGACACCCCGTGACGCTGCCCGAAGGCATCCTGTTCGTCACCTATCCCACCCTGCGCTCCGGTCGCGCCGAAGACACGCGGCTCGACCAAATCCGCGCCTGGGCAAGAGATACGTTCGAGGGCGTGATAGCTTTCGACGAGGCACATGCCATGGCCAATGCGCTCGGCTCATCGGGCACACGCGGCAAGGTCAAGGGCTCCGAGCAGGGCATGGCCGGCCTCAGGCTCCAGAACACCTTGCCGCGTGCCCGCGTTCTTTATGCCTCGGCAACCGGTGCGTCGGATATCGCCAACCTCGGCTACACTGCACGCCTGGGCCTGTGGGGACCGGAAACCGCTTTCCCGACCCACGAGGCGTTCATGACCGATATTCGGGCCGGGGGTGTGGCGGCGATGGAACTCGTCGCCCGTGACCTCAAGGCACAGGGCCTCTACCTCGCCCGCGCATTGTCGTTTGCCGGGGTCGAGTACGATATACTCGAACATCGGCTGACCGAGGCGCAGATCCGCATCTATGACGCCTATGCCGACGCTTGGGCGATCATCCACCGCAATCTCGACGAAGCGCTCGAGGCGACGCGCGTGGTCGACGAGGACAGCGGCGATACGCTCAACCGCAATGCCAAGGCCGCAGCGCTCTCGATCTTCGAAGGCACCAAGCAACGCTTCTTCGCGCAGCTCCTGCTTTCGATGAAACTGCCGAGCCTGATCCCGGCCATGGAGGAAGCACTCGGCGAGGCGCATTCGGTCGTCGTACAACTGGTCTCGACCGCCGAGGCCATGCTTGATCGGCGCCTTGCCGACCTTTCCGACGAGGAACGCGAAGCGCTCGATATCGACCTGTCCCCGCGCGAATATGTGATCGACTATCTCGCCAAGAGCTTTCCTGTGCGCCTGATGCAGGTCTTCACCGACGAAGACGGAAGTCTTCGCTCCGAGGCGATGAGCGACGACGATGGCAATCCCGTCTTCTGCCCGCGTGCCATCGCTGCGCGCGATGCGCTGATCGAACAGCTCTGCGCCCTGCCGCCGATCGCAACCGCGCTCGATGCAATCATCGAGCATTTCGGGACCGAAGCGGTGGCCGAAGTCACGGGCCGGACGCGGCGACTCGTCATGGGGCGCGACGGTCAACAGCGCCTCGAACGACGAAGCCCCAGTGCCAATGTCGCCGAAGCGCAAAGCTTCATGGAAGGAACCAAGCGCATCCTGGTCTTTTCGGACGCGGGAGGAACAGGGCGCTCCTACCATGCCGATCTCGACGCGAAAAATCAGCAGCGTCGGGTTCATTTCCTGCTTGAACCGGGGTGGCGCGCCGACAACGCGATCCAGGGTCTCGGGCGCACCAACCGCACCAATCAGGCCTCGGCACCGTTATTCCGTCCCGTGACCACCGATGTGAAGGGCGAACGCCGCTTCATCTCTACCATAGCGCGCAGGCTCGATGCATTGGGTGCGCTCACGCGCGGCCAGCGTCAGACCGGCGGCCAGAACCTGTTCGACCCCGCCGACAATCTCGAAAGCGAATATGCCAAGGATGCGCTCACCCGCTGGTTCCAGTTGCTTTATGACGGCAAGCTCGAGGCGACGCGTTTCGGAGACTTCGTCGAGCGGACCGGCCTCCGGCTCGAAAACCCCGATGGCGGGCTGACCGACAATCTGCCGACCATCCAGCGGTGGCTCAACCGTATCCTGGCGCTGCCCATCGCCCTCCAGAACGCCATTTTCGATGAATATCTGGGACTGGTTGAAGCGCGCATCGAAGCCGCGCGCGAAGCGGGAACGCTCGATCTCGGTCTGGAAACCGTTCGTGTCGACAGCTTCGAGATTCTTGCGGACGAGTTGCTGCGCACCGATCCTGTCACCGGTGCACAAACCCGCCTCGTCTCGCTCGAGGTAAAGCGGCACCTTCGGCCCTTGCGGCTAGAGCGGCTCGTGCGCATGCACGAGATCGGAAGCCCGCACGCCATTCCCCTGCGCAATGCGCGCTCGGGAAGGATCGCCCTGTCGGTCTCCGCAAGGCGTCTTATTTCTGATGATGGCGCGGTGATCGAACGGCGCCGCCTGCTTCGTCCGCTCAAATCGGCCAACTGGACACTCGACGCGCTCGGCGAAAGCCTGTGGGAGGAAACCGGCGTCGCCGAATTCACCAAGCGCTGGCGGATCGAGGAGGAGGAAGCTGCGGCTTCTCCGGTCACCGAACGCGTGCATCTCGCCACGGGGCTTCTGTTGCCGGTCTGGAAGCGCCTGCCGGGCGATCACGTCCGGGTCACCCGGCTCGTTGCCGAGGATGGCCAGTCGATCATCGGCCGCGAAGTTCTCGATATCGACCTTGCCAAGATCGCCGAGACGTTCGGTCTGGCGGGGGTGACCGGTCCCGCTCCCGACGAAGTCGGGAAGCTGGTTCTGACAAGCGGCACGCCCCAGCCGCTCGCCAGTCATGACGCGCTGATGGTCAAGCGGTCGCTCGTCGGCGGTGAGCAGCGGCTCGAGCTCACCGGCTACGCGCCCGAGCGGCTCGAGTGGTACAAGGCCAAGGGCTGTTTCACCGAGATCATCCGTTACCGCACGCGGCTCTTCGTACCAGTGTCGAGAGCGTCGTCGGTCCTCCCCGCGCTTGCCGCCTGATCCATCGGGCGGACCCAATTCCACAATGAGAGTGGAGGGAGCCCTTTGGGCTTGTGGGCCTCGTGATCCTCACCTGCGCCTTCATTCCATCAGGAGAACACCCATGATCCAGTCGATTCCCTTGAAGAAGCTCGTCACGAGCCCGCGCAATGTTCGCAAGTCGACAGATGACCTGGCCGACCTCCAGCTAAGAGCAGACATCGCCGCGCGCGGCCTGCTCCAGAACCTCGTCGTGCGCAAGGCCAAGCGCGGCAAGTTCGAGGTCGAAGCCGGCGGCCGCCGTCTCGCCGCTCTGCAGGCGCTGGCCGAAGAAGGCACGCTGCCCGCAGCGCACGAAGTCACCTGCCTGGTCATCGAAGGCGAGGAAAGCGAAGTGCGCGAAGCAAGCCTGGCCGAGAACTTCCAGCGCCTCGCGATGAACCCGGCCGATGAGGCGCAGGCCTTCGCCGCTATCATCGAGGCGGGGGCGAGCCCTGAAGACGTGGCGCGTCGCTTCGGTCTCACCGTCCGTTTCGTCGAAGGGCGCCTGCGCCTGGCAAGCCTTGCTCCCTGCGTCTTCGAAGCGCTCGCCGAGGGCGCGATCACGCTCGACATGGCCAAGGCCTATGGCGCGATCTCCGACATCGAGCGCCAGGCGCATGTCCATGCCGAGCTGCAGGATGCCTGGTACCAGATCACCCCCGACACGATCCGCCGCATGGTGCTCGATGCCACGGTGCGCGGTTCCGATCCTCGGGCCGTTCTCGTCGGACGCGATGCCTATCTCGCCGCGGGTGGCCGGATCGAGCGCGAACTGTTCGACGATGACGCCAGCGAGAGCTGGATCGATATCGCGCTGCTCGAGGACCTCGCGCACAAGGCCATGGAAGAAGCCGCTGCCCGGACAGCCGAGGAATACGGCATCGCCTGGGTGCGGCCGACGCTTGGCAATTATGTCAGCCATGATCTCGTCGAAGGTCTCAGTCGCTTGCCGTGCGAGCCTGCTCCGCTGACCGAACAGGAAACGCAGGAACTTGCCGAACTCGAGGCCGATTACGACCGCGTCGCCGCCGTGCTCGAAGACGAGGACAGCGACGAAGACGAGGTCGCCAAGGCCGAACAGGAACTGGTGGCGATTGACCGCGCCATGCGCGTGCTTAACGATCGCCCCCCGGTTCTTGCCGAGGAACTGAAGGCCGAGGCCGGTGCCTTTCTCGTGCTCTCGCGCAACGGCGAGCCGTCATTGGCCCCGCAGTATTACACCGAGACGGAGGTTACTACCGACGACGATGGCGCGATCGAGGCCGTTGAGGAGAGCGGTGGGACGAAGCCCAAGGGCAGTTCGCTCTCGCAGCGCCTGCTCGACGAGCTTGCCATGCAGCGCCGTGACATCCTCGCCATTCACCTCGCCAACGACCCCGCGCTTGCGCTGGACTTCATGGTCTTCACGCTCGCCGATGCGGACGGGCACGACTGGCGCGCGAAGAAGGCATCGACGCTTGTCGGATCCGACGCTTCGGGTCCGATTGCCGGATTCGAGGCCAAGGACGCGCCGGCGAGCGCTGCGCTAGCCGAGTTCGCCGGAGCGCTGGACGAAAGCTGGCGTTCGGGGACAAGCCAAGTCGAGCGGTTCGAGACGTTTCGAGGGCTTTCCGACGAAGCGCGCTCGGCCTGGCTCGGGCATGTCGTTTCGCGAACCCTGATTGCGAGTTTGGCATGCGAAGGCGAACGCTCGGTGCCCCTGCACGAGGTACTGGGTGGTCTGCTCGAAGTGGAGACCGCGCACTGGTGGCGTCCCACCGCCGCCAACTACTTCGATCGCGTGGCCAAGGCCCGCACGCTCGAGGCGCTGGACGCTGTAGGAGGGCCGGAGCTGGTCAGCCGATACGCGGGCTCGAAGAAGGCCGAGCTGGCAAGTGCCGCCGAACGCATCTTCTCGGGCGATTTCATAGGCGAAGCCGGCACCAAGGAGCGCGCGCTTGCATGGGTGCCGCAGATGATGCGATTTTCGGACCTCGACGACACACCTCCGGGCGCCCAACTCGAGCAGGACGCCGGACACCAAGCGGTGATCGCCGAGCAGGCCGCCTGACCCCCTCCTGACAGGCTATGGTCGCTCGGCGGGCGGTCCGTTCCTTCGGGGACGGACCGCCATTCCTCGTGCTTCAAACCTTGACGCCGCAACGAAGCTCGTCATCTCGTGGCCGCAACGCTCGAATACACTGCGCCTGCGAGATGTTCCGCATACGACAGCTGATTCATGTGTGTCGCGGCCGATACCCAGGGCCTGAATTCGCGATATTCGCGCGTCGCGCCGAAGCGCCGAACCAATGGCTCGAGCGCGGTAACCAGCAGGTCGGGCCAGCGTTCGGGAAACTTGACGCCGAGCAGACCGAACCGGCTGCCCGAGCGAAGATCACGTGCGCATCGCCGTATCACATCGTCGTACCGCGGGACCATTTCCAGGCCAAAGGTCGAAAGCACGACAGACGCGGTGCGAGGGACTTCGAAGCTTTCGACATCGCCGCGGATCAATTCCACGTTTTCGAGGCGTGCCGAGACGACCTTCGTTCGCGCCCGATCGAGCATGCCTTCGGACAAATCGATGCCGACGACGCGCCCGCCTGGCCCCACCGCAGCGGCCAGGAGGGCGAGGTTCTCACCCGTACCGCAGCACAGGTCGACGACCTCGTCGCGGGGAGCAATATCCAGAGCATCGACCAAACTCCGCCGCCACCGGTCCAGGCCGAGCAGGCGGAAGGTGATCAGCCAGCCGTCATAGCGCTGCGCTATGCGGTCATAGAGATCTCGAGCTGCCGGCTTGTCGAGGATTGTCACGCTAAGCTTCCCTTTCGTGCCGCCAGTCGCCTCGCCTGGTGGGTTCTCTGGCGGCCATGCTCTTGGGCGAGCCAAGCTCTGCGACGGGCCTTGCTTCCCTCCCAATCGGGTATTTTCGCGCCGAAGTCACAGATAGCGATAGCCCAGCCCCACGAGCAGCGTTGCCGAAAGAATGAACAGGGCGAACAGCGCCATGGAGAGTGCCAGAACGCGGTTTTTGGGTTGAGCCATCGTCCGCAGACCCTCCGAGCTGGTGGGGTAAAGCAGGATGGCGGAGTTCGAGGGCGACCACGCGGTGCGACGCGCATCCATCCGGGTTTCGTGGCGTCCCCACATATCGACCACGGCGATCAGGCCCAGCAGGGTTACGAGGCTGCTGGGAATCCACAGCAGGAAGCCACCGACCATCTCGTCTCGCATCAGGTCGAGGATCGGTACCGGAACCGCGGCATAGCCAGGATACCACGGGACGGACTTGAGGGTGGTCGCCGAACCCACCAGGATCTGGCCCAAAATGGCCAGCCACAGCATCATGAGGCGCACGCCGTGTCGCAGCCCGTGCGGCGCGGGCCGGCGGTCGAAAATCCTTGTCCAGAAAACCATGCCGGCGAGAAACATGCTGAGATGGAGCAGCAGCGCGATGGCGGGCATGAGCAGCGCCGCGTCCTGCCAGGCCGGGACCGACCAGGCGAACAATGTGCCGAGATAGAGGCCGAGCGCTGCCGGAGGCATGCGAACGAGGCGCCAGCCCTCGCGTACCGTCCGGTTCCGGAGCGCCGGGGCAATGAGAGCCCCGCGAACGCCCCGGGGCGTTCCGCGCAGCAGTGTGCCCGCCGGATGGGAGAGCGCGATCAGCATCGGGCCGGCGATCCGCAGGCCGAGGAACATTGCTTGATGGAGGTCGAAGTGGTGCCGTGCCAGGTGTTCGAGAGGCCAGGTCGACGATGCCAACGCAATGATGAGGCCGGCCGCAAAAGTGAAGTCGCGCCAACCCCGGCCATGCTCCTTGCGGCCTCTTGCGTAGGCGATGCCGAAGGCCGGAACCGCGAGCAGCGTGACCACCGTAAGCGGGCCAAGGCCTGTCACTGCATCAGTTCCTCGACGGTAAGGCCTGCAAGGTCACGTGATCGATCCCGAAGCGCTCGTACAGCGTGCAGTGGTCCGGCTGGCGCGCCCATCATCAGGTGCGCCGTCATCCGCGATGGTCGGGAATCCCAGCAAGACGGCCACCGAACAATAGGCGCTGGAGCGCGGCGAGACGCCATACAGCGAAGCATTGCGCGGTGCCGTTAGCCCTTCTCGACGTTTCTGTCACCCCCTTCGTGCACTTGCGGGGCGGGGTCTTGCGCAAGCGGTGGGCATGGTCCTGCGCCCCCGGGCTGGGGAGCCGCGGCCGCAAGACGGTGAGGAAAGAGAGGCTTTTGGACCCTTGACCCGGGACACACCCGTCCCGCCGACAAGGAGAACAGACATGTCCGGTTCCAGGCGCTCGGCCGCAGCCCGATCTCCCGCACACCGCATCACGGCAACCATCATCGCAAAGCTCGAGCAGGGTACCAGGCCCTGGATCAGGCCGTGGCGCGGCCTGCCGGTCGCGCGGCCCTTGCGGGCATGTGGAACCCCCTATCGGGGCATGAACACCTTCTGGCTGTGGCTCATGGCCGACGCGGCCGGCTACGCTTCGCCATACTGGATGACCTATCGCCAATGCCAGGCGCTGGGCGGCCAGGTTCGCAAGGGTGAGACCTCGACGATCGCGATCTTCTACAAGGCCTACCGGAAGGAGGTCGAAGGTCCTGACGGTGAAAACGACACCGAAACCCGCCGTGTTCTCAAGGCCTATGCGGTCTTCAACGCCGAGCAGTGCGATGGCCTCCCGTCCCTGTACCATCCCGAACACCTCCTCGCGCCGGTCGAGCCGGAGGGGCGACTTGAGCGGCTCGACCGCTTCTTCGCAGCGGTCGGCGCGACCGTGCGCCATCACGGCTGCGAGGCCTGCTACGAACCGAGATTCGATCGGATCACGATGCCGCCGACCGGGTTGTTCGACACCTACGACCATTATTATGCCACGCTCGCGCATGAACTCTCCCACTGGACGGGACACGCATCGCGGCTCGATCGCGATCTGAAGAACCGGTTCGGCAGCGCAGCCTACGCCGCCGAGGAGCTCGTCGCCGAATTGTCCTCGGCAATTCTGGGGGCCGAACTGGGCCTCCCGGTCGCTCATCTCGATCATCATGCGAGCTACATCGCGTCCTGGCTTGAGCTGCTGAAATCCGACGACCGGGCCATCCTCACCGCCGCCGCGAAGGCCGAGGAAGCCGCCAGTCTGCTCATGCGCCTTGGCGGTATCGAAGAGCGGTCGTCGTCCGATGAAGCCGGCCGGTTCGATGCGGCGGCCTGAGGGAGAGGCGCCATGGGACGGTCTGTCAGCTACCCGAACGGGGCCATCGTCGCGTTTCGTCTGGTCGGCGAGACGCAGGACGACGCGGCGTGGGCCTATCACTGCCTTATCGACGATATCGTCGAAACCGCCCGAAGCACCTTTCCGTCGCTCGAGCCTTTCGAGGGCTGGCGCGGGCGCGAAGACCGCATCGTGCTGCGCAACGCCTTCGCCGATTGCGGCGTTTCGACCTATGGCGGACTTGCCGCCATCTGGCTCGTCGAGCGCGATGACGGCCCGTATCGGGACGCCGACTGGCGGCACCCGAGATCGGGACGCGCGCGGCGATGGCTCGAACAGGTGTCGGATAGGTTCATCGAACTGTTCGGCGAGCTGCATATGGTCGGACGCTTCTCGAACGGAGAAGCAATCTTCAGGCGCGGCGACGCCTCACTGTGAGGTCGGTGCCTCGCCGCTGTGCCTCCGCCGCTGAAATTCTCGCTCCCGATCCTTTTTCAAAAAGGATGCCGATCATTCGGCTCCGGCCCGTCCGCCGGGAGAGGCCCTGGGCCGGTCGGGTCAAGGCGCAACCTGCGGCCCGTCGGCCCGTGTGGCCCGCGCCAGCCTAGGGCCGCAGGTTCCCCGCTCCCGCGGTGCGCCTTTCTCCTTGTCCCGGCCCTGATCGGGCTCCGGCGGATCGGACCGGGGCCATCAGGGACCGTCTCCGATCCTCCGAACAGATCAGGAGATCGAACCATGTATGACAGCTTCACCCAACAGCTCGCCGGCCTCGACCTGTCCGGCTTAAGCATCAAGCCCGCGCCTTTCGACAAGACCGATTTTCCCTGCGACGACGCGATCGACCAGACGCTTGCCGGGGCCTGGTCGGACCTCTTCGCGATGTTCGCCGACACCGCTCTCGAAGCCGATGCCGAGGATTTCGCCTGGGGCTTCGTCAATCTCTTCCACCGCGCCGCCAGCCGGAAGTCGTCCCAACTCGACCGGGCGAGCGACGAAATTCGCGCCTTGCTCGCCTGTGCCGACGGATCGGAAGTCCATTCGAGCAATCTCGAGGAGCAGGTCGAGCGCGCGCAGGCGGCCGAAGCGACCATGATCGCCTTCGAACGGATGCGCGAAACCGCTGCTGCTCTCTATCTCGACGAGATCGGAACGTCCTGGCGTCCCATGACCGGCTCCCGGTCCAACCACTCCGCCCAGGTTACCTCCGCAGTCATCAATGCCCGAGATTTTCTGCGGGTTCGCGCCGAGCGTCGCCGCGCGGCCCATACGCCCGAAGGCACGCCGGTCGTCTTCGCTGGCGGCCGATCGTCCTTTCCCACGACCGACGAAGCCAAGGCGTTCGCCGCAAATGTATGGGCCACGTTGGACAAGGTGCGCGACCGGGTCCCGGACCTGTTCGTCGTGCACGGCGGCGACAGCAAGGGCGTCGACCGGATCGCCGCGAGCTGGGCCGAGCGTCACGATGTCCAGCAGCTGGTGTTCGCGCTCGACAGAAGGCTAGGCGCCCGCGCCGGGTTCAAGCGCAACGAGCAGATGCTCAAGCTCGAACCGCGCTATGTGATCGCGTTCCCCGGCAACGGCGTACTCGAGCGGCTCGTGATCGAGGCCAAGGCGCGACGTATCACCGTCGTCGATCGGCGCGGTCTGACCGGGAGCGTCTCGAAATCGGATCGCTGACTATTCGGCTTCCCTGGCGCACCAGCACCAATCCGGGCGCTGGTGCGCCAGTTCCTCAACGACACTGCAGGGGATCCCCGCGGCAGGCGATGTGTCATGCGAACTCGAGATTGGCCTGCAACCCGCGCGCGTCTATGGCGGGCAGATGCATCATTCCGATCCCAATCCACTGAGCCACGACCACAATTTCCTCAGCGCCTCGCACGACGCGCACGAGAAGCGCATTCGGTATGTGGTCGCCCTCACCGCGGCCATGATGGTACTGGAAATCGCCGCGGGCCTGTGGACCGGCTCGATGGCGCTCCTGGCCGATGGCATTCATATGGCGACGCACGCGGGCGCGCTCGGAGTTGCGGCTTTCGCTTACTGGTTCGCGCGCCGCCACGCAGACAATCCGCGGTTCACCTTCGGCACGGGCAAGGTCGGCGATCTGGCCGGTTTTGCCAGCGCGCTGGTTCTGGCGATCTTCGCGGTCGGCATTGCTGTTGAATCGATCCAGCGCATCTTCAGTCCGCTGGCGATCGCCTACACCGAAGCGATCTGGATCGCGGTTCTGGGTCTTCTGGTGAATCTGGCAAGTGCCTGGATGCTCGGAGCCGACCATCACCACGGCCACGATCATGGACATGGGCATGGACACGAAGCTCATGATCACAACGATCACGACCATGCGCACGCCGACAACAACTTGCGGTCTGCCTATTTCCACGTCCTGGCCGACGCCCTGACCTCTGTCCTCGCGATCGCCGCGCTGCTCGCCGGCCGCTATCTGGGGTGGGCGTGGATGGATGCGGCGATGGGCATCGTGGGAGCGCTTGTGATTGCGCGCTGGTCGTGGATGCTGCTGCGCGACACGGCGGCGGTACTCGTGGATGCCGACGCGGGGACGGAACGCTACAGTGAAGTGCGCGAAG is a window from the Altererythrobacter sp. B11 genome containing:
- the dmeF gene encoding CDF family Co(II)/Ni(II) efflux transporter DmeF, with product MHHSDPNPLSHDHNFLSASHDAHEKRIRYVVALTAAMMVLEIAAGLWTGSMALLADGIHMATHAGALGVAAFAYWFARRHADNPRFTFGTGKVGDLAGFASALVLAIFAVGIAVESIQRIFSPLAIAYTEAIWIAVLGLLVNLASAWMLGADHHHGHDHGHGHGHEAHDHNDHDHAHADNNLRSAYFHVLADALTSVLAIAALLAGRYLGWAWMDAAMGIVGALVIARWSWMLLRDTAAVLVDADAGTERYSEVREALEDGDTVVGDLHIWRIGPGKYAVIASVIAAHPATLEEYARRLQMHTEYVHITVETQCCCVGHSRLHVP